A single region of the Musa acuminata AAA Group cultivar baxijiao chromosome BXJ1-11, Cavendish_Baxijiao_AAA, whole genome shotgun sequence genome encodes:
- the LOC135596696 gene encoding uncharacterized protein LOC135596696 isoform X3 — protein MPTSKSIDGAFVHDNTLSRDCVESLECLLAFLQSQNASAAVGHWLSLLQAAELEALRGHRGSANLRKEAFLTLRVLVAKVGTADALAFFLLGVVSRFAKALYVSKNMISGAAGSSVAIEQTICGLIEFLIIVLDDKANLHSLEMPVNDIGSLLPMENKSTQSVLEALRSLPLNGHVQSANMIGDSFNQAINDDHKRKIVDHSNGKRNLFVHRSKEWIDETSSNVDKLMSAAFPHLCIHSAEKVRKALVDGIQGLLLNCRCTLQRSKLMLL, from the exons ATGCCTACATCCAAATCTATTGATGGTGCTTTTGTGCATGATAATACTCTCTCAAGGGATTGTGTAGAATCACTAGAATGTTTGCTAGCATTTCTCCAATCTCAAAATGCTTCAGCTGCAGTAGGGCATTGGCTATCACTTCTCCAA GCTGCTGAACTTGAGGCACTGAGAGGACACCGTGGAAGTGCAAATCTCCGGAAAGAGGCATTTCTGACCCTTCGAGTCCTTGTTGCCAAG GTTGGTACTGCTGATGCACTTGCCTTCTTTCTACTGGGCGTTGTAAGCCGTTTTGCAAAGGCCTTATATGTATCAAAAAATATGATTAGTGGTGCTGCTGGAAGCTCTGTAGCCATCGAGCAGACTATTTGTGGTTTGATTGAGTTCTTGATTATTGTTTTAGATGATAAGGCAAATCTTCACTCCCTTGAGATGCCTGTAAATGATATTGGATCACTTTTACCCATGGAAAATAAATCTACCCAATCTGTCCTAGAGGCTCTTCGTAGTTTACCTTTAAATGGTCATGTTCAGTCAGCAAATATGATTGGAGATTCGTTTAATCAAGCTATCAACGATGATCATAAACGAAAGATAGTTGATCATAGCAATGGCAAAAGAAATTTATTCGTACATCGTTCCAAGGAGTGGATTGATGAAACTTCTTCTAATGTTGATAAATTAATGTCTGCTGCATTTCCACAT CTTTGTATTCATTCTGCAGAAAAGGTCAGAAAAGCACTTGTAGATGGCATACAGGGGCTTCTGTTGAATTGCagatgcactttgcaaagaagcaAATTAATGCTTTTG TAG
- the LOC135596696 gene encoding uncharacterized protein LOC135596696 isoform X1 yields MPTSKSIDGAFVHDNTLSRDCVESLECLLAFLQSQNASAAVGHWLSLLQAAELEALRGHRGSANLRKEAFLTLRVLVAKVGTADALAFFLLGVVSRFAKALYVSKNMISGAAGSSVAIEQTICGLIEFLIIVLDDKANLHSLEMPVNDIGSLLPMENKSTQSVLEALRSLPLNGHVQSANMIGDSFNQAINDDHKRKIVDHSNGKRNLFVHRSKEWIDETSSNVDKLMSAAFPHLCIHSAEKVRKALVDGIQGLLLNCRCTLQRSKLMLLPHQSASMCASWK; encoded by the exons ATGCCTACATCCAAATCTATTGATGGTGCTTTTGTGCATGATAATACTCTCTCAAGGGATTGTGTAGAATCACTAGAATGTTTGCTAGCATTTCTCCAATCTCAAAATGCTTCAGCTGCAGTAGGGCATTGGCTATCACTTCTCCAA GCTGCTGAACTTGAGGCACTGAGAGGACACCGTGGAAGTGCAAATCTCCGGAAAGAGGCATTTCTGACCCTTCGAGTCCTTGTTGCCAAG GTTGGTACTGCTGATGCACTTGCCTTCTTTCTACTGGGCGTTGTAAGCCGTTTTGCAAAGGCCTTATATGTATCAAAAAATATGATTAGTGGTGCTGCTGGAAGCTCTGTAGCCATCGAGCAGACTATTTGTGGTTTGATTGAGTTCTTGATTATTGTTTTAGATGATAAGGCAAATCTTCACTCCCTTGAGATGCCTGTAAATGATATTGGATCACTTTTACCCATGGAAAATAAATCTACCCAATCTGTCCTAGAGGCTCTTCGTAGTTTACCTTTAAATGGTCATGTTCAGTCAGCAAATATGATTGGAGATTCGTTTAATCAAGCTATCAACGATGATCATAAACGAAAGATAGTTGATCATAGCAATGGCAAAAGAAATTTATTCGTACATCGTTCCAAGGAGTGGATTGATGAAACTTCTTCTAATGTTGATAAATTAATGTCTGCTGCATTTCCACAT CTTTGTATTCATTCTGCAGAAAAGGTCAGAAAAGCACTTGTAGATGGCATACAGGGGCTTCTGTTGAATTGCagatgcactttgcaaagaagcaAATTAATGCTTTTG CCTCATCAAAGCGCTTCCATGTGTGCTTCTTGGAAGTGA
- the LOC135596696 gene encoding uncharacterized protein LOC135596696 isoform X2, with protein MPTSKSIDGAFVHDNTLSRDCVESLECLLAFLQSQNASAAVGHWLSLLQAAELEALRGHRGSANLRKEAFLTLRVLVAKVGTADALAFFLLGVVSRFAKALYVSKNMISGAAGSSVAIEQTICGLIEFLIIVLDDKANLHSLEMPVNDIGSLLPMENKSTQSVLEALRSLPLNGHVQSANMIGDSFNQAINDDHKRKIVDHSNGKRNLFVHRSKEWIDETSSNVDKLMSAAFPHLCIHSAEKVRKALVDGIQGLLLNCRCTLQRSKLMLLMLCPW; from the exons ATGCCTACATCCAAATCTATTGATGGTGCTTTTGTGCATGATAATACTCTCTCAAGGGATTGTGTAGAATCACTAGAATGTTTGCTAGCATTTCTCCAATCTCAAAATGCTTCAGCTGCAGTAGGGCATTGGCTATCACTTCTCCAA GCTGCTGAACTTGAGGCACTGAGAGGACACCGTGGAAGTGCAAATCTCCGGAAAGAGGCATTTCTGACCCTTCGAGTCCTTGTTGCCAAG GTTGGTACTGCTGATGCACTTGCCTTCTTTCTACTGGGCGTTGTAAGCCGTTTTGCAAAGGCCTTATATGTATCAAAAAATATGATTAGTGGTGCTGCTGGAAGCTCTGTAGCCATCGAGCAGACTATTTGTGGTTTGATTGAGTTCTTGATTATTGTTTTAGATGATAAGGCAAATCTTCACTCCCTTGAGATGCCTGTAAATGATATTGGATCACTTTTACCCATGGAAAATAAATCTACCCAATCTGTCCTAGAGGCTCTTCGTAGTTTACCTTTAAATGGTCATGTTCAGTCAGCAAATATGATTGGAGATTCGTTTAATCAAGCTATCAACGATGATCATAAACGAAAGATAGTTGATCATAGCAATGGCAAAAGAAATTTATTCGTACATCGTTCCAAGGAGTGGATTGATGAAACTTCTTCTAATGTTGATAAATTAATGTCTGCTGCATTTCCACAT CTTTGTATTCATTCTGCAGAAAAGGTCAGAAAAGCACTTGTAGATGGCATACAGGGGCTTCTGTTGAATTGCagatgcactttgcaaagaagcaAATTAATGCTTTTG ATGTTGTGTCCATGGTAG